From a single Nicotiana tomentosiformis chromosome 2, ASM39032v3, whole genome shotgun sequence genomic region:
- the LOC104119429 gene encoding uncharacterized protein isoform X2, which translates to MEPEAALEFVKQGATMLLLDVPQNTLIGIDTHMFSTGPNFKGVKMIPPGVHFIYYSSSNREGSQFSPIVGFFVDASPSEEERYAQAVKNLEFDRQLGPYALDRYGDWKRLSNYITKNTIESIEPIGGEITVISESEVVENVPKTAMEKVLAEQLKSSKFSKPVEKSPSKGCYYTSIPRVIKQKGASGQELTNMNLDKTQILETILMKQHGGSDDSLLGELQFTFVAFLMGQSLEAFLQWKLLVSLLLGCTEAPLHTRTQLFTKFMKAIYYQLKVGFQKDSKDTGRAEKGAMTLLDESLLSADNFLRHLCKDFFSLVLDAPMVDGDLLTWTRKLRELLEQTLGWDFQQNSAVDGMYLEEDDEFAPVVEMLDDPDHTETPLNMIGGDAICPHHTQAPST; encoded by the exons ATGGAACCTGAAGCAGCGCTAGAGTTTGTGAAGCAGGGTGCTACTATGCTACTTCTCGATGTTCCTCAAAACACCCTCATCGGTATTGATACCCAC ATGTTTTCCACTGGGCCTAATTTCAAAGGCGTGAAGATGATTCCTCCTGGCGTCCATTTCATTTACTACAGTTCATCCAACAG AGAAGGAAGTCAGTTTTCACCAATAGTTGGTTTTTTCGTTGACGCAAGCCCTTCAGAG GAAGAGAGATATGCTCAAGCAGTAAAGAATTTGGAGTTTGACAGACAACTTGGCCCTTATGCattggatcggtacggagattgGAAGCGCTTATCTAACTATATTACGAAGAATACCATTGAAAGTATTG AACCTATTGGAGGAGAAATCACAGTTATTTCTGAATCTGAGGTGGTTGAGAATGTTCCTAAGACAGCCATGGAGAAAGTCTTGGCTGAACAGTTGAAGAGTAGCAAGTTCTCGAAGCCTGTTGAGAAGTCGCCTAGTAAAGGTTGTTATTACACCTCAATTCCTCGTGTTATCAAGCAAAAGGGAGCTTCAGGACAAGAGCTTACTAACATGAATCTTGACAAG ACACAAATATTGGAGACTATTCTGATGAAGCAACATGGTGGTTCAGACGATTCACTTCTGGGAGAGTTACAATTTACCTTTGTTGCGTTTCTG ATGGGACAGTCACTTGAAGCTTTTCTGCAGTGGAAGCTTTTAGTCAGCCTATTACTTGGCTGTACAGAAGCT CCTCTACACACAAGGACTCAGCTCTTCACCAAG TTTATGAAAGCAATATATTATCAGTTGAAAGTTGGATTTCAAAAGGATAGTAAGGATACTGGCAGGGCGGAGAAGGGTGCAATGACATTGTTGGATGAGTCTTTGTTGTCTGCTGATAACTTCCTGCGTCACCTTTGTAAG GATTTCTTCTCATTGGTGCTTGATGCCCCCATGGTTGATGGAGACCTGCTGACTTGG ACTAGAAAACTGAGAGAGCTGCTTGAGCAGACTCTTGGATGGGACTTCCAGCAGAACAGTGCAGTTGATGGAATGTACCTTGAAGAAGATGATGAG TTTGCTCCAGTGGTGGAGATGCTAGATGATCCAGACCACACTGAAACACCGTTAAACATGATAGGTGGAGATGCTATATGTCCACATCACACTCAAGCACCGTCAACATGA
- the LOC104119429 gene encoding uncharacterized protein isoform X1: MEPEAALEFVKQGATMLLLDVPQNTLIGIDTHMFSTGPNFKGVKMIPPGVHFIYYSSSNREGSQFSPIVGFFVDASPSEVIVRKWDSKDERFIKLSEEEEERYAQAVKNLEFDRQLGPYALDRYGDWKRLSNYITKNTIESIEPIGGEITVISESEVVENVPKTAMEKVLAEQLKSSKFSKPVEKSPSKGCYYTSIPRVIKQKGASGQELTNMNLDKTQILETILMKQHGGSDDSLLGELQFTFVAFLMGQSLEAFLQWKLLVSLLLGCTEAPLHTRTQLFTKFMKAIYYQLKVGFQKDSKDTGRAEKGAMTLLDESLLSADNFLRHLCKDFFSLVLDAPMVDGDLLTWTRKLRELLEQTLGWDFQQNSAVDGMYLEEDDEFAPVVEMLDDPDHTETPLNMIGGDAICPHHTQAPST, from the exons ATGGAACCTGAAGCAGCGCTAGAGTTTGTGAAGCAGGGTGCTACTATGCTACTTCTCGATGTTCCTCAAAACACCCTCATCGGTATTGATACCCAC ATGTTTTCCACTGGGCCTAATTTCAAAGGCGTGAAGATGATTCCTCCTGGCGTCCATTTCATTTACTACAGTTCATCCAACAG AGAAGGAAGTCAGTTTTCACCAATAGTTGGTTTTTTCGTTGACGCAAGCCCTTCAGAG GTAATTGTTAGGAAATGGGATTCAAAGGATGAACGATTTATCAAATTATCCGAAGAAGAG GAAGAGAGATATGCTCAAGCAGTAAAGAATTTGGAGTTTGACAGACAACTTGGCCCTTATGCattggatcggtacggagattgGAAGCGCTTATCTAACTATATTACGAAGAATACCATTGAAAGTATTG AACCTATTGGAGGAGAAATCACAGTTATTTCTGAATCTGAGGTGGTTGAGAATGTTCCTAAGACAGCCATGGAGAAAGTCTTGGCTGAACAGTTGAAGAGTAGCAAGTTCTCGAAGCCTGTTGAGAAGTCGCCTAGTAAAGGTTGTTATTACACCTCAATTCCTCGTGTTATCAAGCAAAAGGGAGCTTCAGGACAAGAGCTTACTAACATGAATCTTGACAAG ACACAAATATTGGAGACTATTCTGATGAAGCAACATGGTGGTTCAGACGATTCACTTCTGGGAGAGTTACAATTTACCTTTGTTGCGTTTCTG ATGGGACAGTCACTTGAAGCTTTTCTGCAGTGGAAGCTTTTAGTCAGCCTATTACTTGGCTGTACAGAAGCT CCTCTACACACAAGGACTCAGCTCTTCACCAAG TTTATGAAAGCAATATATTATCAGTTGAAAGTTGGATTTCAAAAGGATAGTAAGGATACTGGCAGGGCGGAGAAGGGTGCAATGACATTGTTGGATGAGTCTTTGTTGTCTGCTGATAACTTCCTGCGTCACCTTTGTAAG GATTTCTTCTCATTGGTGCTTGATGCCCCCATGGTTGATGGAGACCTGCTGACTTGG ACTAGAAAACTGAGAGAGCTGCTTGAGCAGACTCTTGGATGGGACTTCCAGCAGAACAGTGCAGTTGATGGAATGTACCTTGAAGAAGATGATGAG TTTGCTCCAGTGGTGGAGATGCTAGATGATCCAGACCACACTGAAACACCGTTAAACATGATAGGTGGAGATGCTATATGTCCACATCACACTCAAGCACCGTCAACATGA
- the LOC104119428 gene encoding pyridoxal kinase isoform X1 — translation MFVYPLIARFGFNTIRNFSSFRPRCSRQLQMASPPILALALPSDTGRVLSIQSHTVQGYVGNKSAVFPLQLLGYDVDPINSVQFSNHTGYPTFKGQVLNGEQLWELVEGLEANDLLYYTHLLTGYIGSVSFLNTVLKVVDKLRSVNPKLTYVCDPVMGDEGKLYVPPELVAVYREKVVPVASMLTPNQFEAEQLTGSSITSEKDGQEACNILHAAGPSKVVITSINIDGNLLLIGSHQKEKGQSPEQFKIVIPKIPAYFTGTGDLMTALLLGWSNKYPNDLDKAAELAVSSLQALLLRTLADYQKAGYDCQSSSLEIRLIQSQDNIRNPEVKYRAKRYI, via the exons ATGTTTGTTTATCCACTCATTGCTCGCTTTGGATTCAACACAATCAGAAACTTCTCGAGTTTCAG GCCTCGGTGCTCAAGGCAATTGCAGATGGCGTCACCACCGATCCTCGCGTTAGCACTGCCATCGGACACCGGTCGTGTCCTCAGCATTCAGTCTCATACTGTTCAG GGATATGTGGGAAACAAGTCAGCAGTATTCCCTCTCCAACTGTTGGGCTATGATGTGGACCCAATCAATTCTGTTCAGTTCTCAAATCACACAG GATATCCAACCTTTAAGGGCCAGGTTTTAAATGGAGAACAACTGTGGGAGTTAGTAGAAGGTCTTGAGGCCAATGATCTATTATATTATACTCATCTACTGACag GTTATATTGGCTCAGTCTCCTTCTTGAACACAGTACTGAAAGTCGTCGATAAGCTTCGGTCTGTCAACCCCAAACTTACATATG TTTGTGATCCTGTGATGGGTGATGAAGGTAAGCTATATGTCCCTCCTGAACTGGTGGCAGTATACCGTGAGAag GTTGTTCCCGTTGCTTCAATGCTGACACCTAACCAGTTTGAAGCAGAGCAGTTGACTGGGTCCAG TATCACTTCTGAAAAAGATGGGCAAGAAGCTTGCAACATTCTGCATGCTGCTGGACCATCAAAG GTTGTTATTACTAGCATAAACATTGATGGAAATCTTCTCCTTATTGGTAGTCACCAGAAAGAAAAG GGTCAGTCTCCTGAGCAATTTAAGATCGTGATACCGAAAATTCCTGCATATTTCACG GGAACAGGGGATCTAATGACTGCGTTGTTGCTTGGATGGAGCAAT AAATATCCTAATGACCTCGACAAAGCGGCAGAGCTTGCTGTCTCAAGCTTACAG GCACTTTTATTGAGGACACTAGCAGATTATCAAAAGGCTGGCTATGACTGCCAGTCAAGCAGTCTGGAGATTCGGTTGATTCAGAGCCAAGATAACATCCGCAACCCAGAAGTTAAATATAGAGCCAAAAGATACATCTGA
- the LOC104119428 gene encoding pyridoxal kinase isoform X2 — MWETSQQYSLSNCWAMMWTQSILFSSQITQASCLYHFIQRIRGLKYGYPTFKGQVLNGEQLWELVEGLEANDLLYYTHLLTGYIGSVSFLNTVLKVVDKLRSVNPKLTYVCDPVMGDEGKLYVPPELVAVYREKVVPVASMLTPNQFEAEQLTGSSITSEKDGQEACNILHAAGPSKVVITSINIDGNLLLIGSHQKEKGQSPEQFKIVIPKIPAYFTGTGDLMTALLLGWSNKYPNDLDKAAELAVSSLQALLLRTLADYQKAGYDCQSSSLEIRLIQSQDNIRNPEVKYRAKRYI; from the exons ATGTGGGAAACAAGTCAGCAGTATTCCCTCTCCAACTGTTGGGCTATGATGTGGACCCAATCAATTCTGTTCAGTTCTCAAATCACACAGGCAAGCTGCTTATATCACTTCATTCAAAGAATCCGAGGCCTGAAATACG GATATCCAACCTTTAAGGGCCAGGTTTTAAATGGAGAACAACTGTGGGAGTTAGTAGAAGGTCTTGAGGCCAATGATCTATTATATTATACTCATCTACTGACag GTTATATTGGCTCAGTCTCCTTCTTGAACACAGTACTGAAAGTCGTCGATAAGCTTCGGTCTGTCAACCCCAAACTTACATATG TTTGTGATCCTGTGATGGGTGATGAAGGTAAGCTATATGTCCCTCCTGAACTGGTGGCAGTATACCGTGAGAag GTTGTTCCCGTTGCTTCAATGCTGACACCTAACCAGTTTGAAGCAGAGCAGTTGACTGGGTCCAG TATCACTTCTGAAAAAGATGGGCAAGAAGCTTGCAACATTCTGCATGCTGCTGGACCATCAAAG GTTGTTATTACTAGCATAAACATTGATGGAAATCTTCTCCTTATTGGTAGTCACCAGAAAGAAAAG GGTCAGTCTCCTGAGCAATTTAAGATCGTGATACCGAAAATTCCTGCATATTTCACG GGAACAGGGGATCTAATGACTGCGTTGTTGCTTGGATGGAGCAAT AAATATCCTAATGACCTCGACAAAGCGGCAGAGCTTGCTGTCTCAAGCTTACAG GCACTTTTATTGAGGACACTAGCAGATTATCAAAAGGCTGGCTATGACTGCCAGTCAAGCAGTCTGGAGATTCGGTTGATTCAGAGCCAAGATAACATCCGCAACCCAGAAGTTAAATATAGAGCCAAAAGATACATCTGA